A genomic stretch from Anomalospiza imberbis isolate Cuckoo-Finch-1a 21T00152 chromosome 9, ASM3175350v1, whole genome shotgun sequence includes:
- the LOC137479462 gene encoding vitellogenin-2-like — MKGLILALVFALVEGQKQDLEPVFHMGKTYLYSYESLIMHGLPDRSLAMAGVRLASKVEISRVSHSDHLLQIRSPKLEEHNGFWPIDSFTPSSRLSETIAACLSQPFKFEYTEGRVGSIFAPEDCPVLCTNLVRGVLNMLQMTIKKTENVYELQEAGIEGVCQTRYVIQDDSKNNRATIAKSKDLMDCQDKAVKNLGMAYVRPCPTCPLKARNMKGTATFTYKIKYDDSGASLTSAMSDQVYQISPFNEPNGVAVMEARQELSLVGTKRSPISAPTSQLQKQGNLRYHFSGELLQMPIPLIRIKNPDLQLTEMLRQLVQNNEKGATKEASAKFLQMVQLFRVATLDQIESLWLQFVNELPYRPWFLSAICAAGATDTFRFLKQKIHDKKLNIWEAAVTLPLAFHFVTPNKQTLEIASSFLTCPQIQKVLMHRIIVYLGYGSMVNKYCAQALLCPNELLQPLHDLATEAASKGDAKDMSLALKAMGNAGEPASIKRILKFLPTFSSAAASLPNRIHADAVLALRKIARKDPAKVRELTLQVFMDSTLAPNVRMVACVVLFETKPALPTVAALASSLLTEPSLQVASFAYSHMKILAAGRIPQLYKLSAACNIAIKLLGPRLDRLSYRYSKVIQISDYSSQYQVGAIWRVYLMNSPSTMFPSDIITKVRGYYANTATDIIEVAFRSQGLTKLMRKQNIPFAEYDTYKTLKELGKSLLGWKELPPEDPLVSAYIKVLGQEIAFVDIDKDAIQQMMMSLTGSSDWQPVVKKVMEEVQSGISGRWTLPVLVGEMRHIVPTTAGLPLELGLCGAMVAQAAADVDVKVSPTISDNFKPSQLWETKMDIHADIRPKAYIHMIAMMGINTQYLQSGFEYHAEFSANTTMKFDARINMKEKNLKIETLPCHQEVELAAVRSEVYAISRNMEEVDSEKKSQIFPKGEIPSTSDQPLQSTEGSSNPGSWKQSSIPNAISKGYQQGSEEVHHNSAGRRFYARRFCKKIESLGCSTCLSLKSQNSAFLRNTYLHKLLGEFEAKIILKPVHTDADIDKIQLEVQAGSKAASKIIEVSSSGSKEEGEASLYKDIQAKLKKILGIEDVFTAANKTRRRTKRINREYKTADTGLWAEPSIPHLSSSSSSSAASSADGRQPGDHHRKDEIKQSGKNRGSRSSSGSSASSKACSSSSQEDHSGDRHCSGDSEQQANPPVYQLLFKPADEQDTRGEILNISISSSSSSASDEDFSRAMSQPEFLGDSKPPILVAVLRAIHRNKQPTGLQLVLYTDTQPKRWRIQMFGSSITGPSRWKLCADASVINYQKVSGSLRWGKDCQDYQIATQIATGQFAAYPAMQMKLEWLKVPSIIRTTARWFYSFLPGAAYVLGFSQKQQLGPSHQATLVMALTSPRTCDVVFKLPELTIYDTAISLPLPVPSQPGTPISTLPSSAWKVFSQAALSLTESLKGHCTVFQNKITTFNGVEFNYSMPANCYHVLVQDCSPELKFLVMVKKLEESADLTAVNVRLASHEVDMYVSNGLIQLKINGVQTSKDLPYTSNSAASMLISSEKKGVTLKAPDYGIDKLYYDGHRLEIQLAFWMAGKTCGICGKYDAEIEREYQTPSGYLAKDAVSFGHSWIISEDPCAGACKLQRKLVKSEKPVSFEKTAAKCFSVEPVLRCVKGCSATQTVSVSVGFHCVPADSALSLDGQPRLDQKSEDVVSSVSAHTACSCQQQACPA; from the exons ATGAAGGGACTCATCCTGGCCCTGGTGTTCGCCCTCGTGG AGGGCCAGAAGCAGGACCTTG agCCTGTTTTTCATATGGGCAAGACCTACCTGTATAGCTATGAGAGTCTCATTATGCATGGGCTCCCTGACAGAAGcttggccatggcaggggtgagGCTGGCCAGCAAGGTGGAGATCAGCCGTGTGTCTCACAGTGACCACCTCCTGCAG attcGATCACCAAAGCTGGAGGAACACAATGGCTTCTGGCCCATTGATTCCTTCACTCCATCTTCAAGACTCTCAGAAACCATTGCTGCATGTCTCAGCCAGCCCTTTAAGTTTGAATACACTGAAGGAAGGGTTGGAAGTATTTTTGCCCCTGAGGACTGTCCTGTTCTGTGCACTAACCTAGTGAGAGGGGTTCTGAACATGCTGCAGATGACCAtcaaaaagacagaaaatgtgtATGAGCTACaggag GCTGGGATTGAAGGCGTCTGCCAAACCAGATATGTTATCCAGGACGACAGCAAGAATAACCGTGCCACCATTGCCAAAAGCAAGGATCTGATGGACTGCCAGGATAAAGCAGTGAAGAACCTGGGAATGGCATATGTCCGGCCCTGCCCCACCTGTCCCCTG AAAGCCAGAAACATGAAGGGCACGGCGACATTCACCTACAAGATCAAGTATGACGACAGCGGGGCATCGCTGACGTCCGCTATGTCGGACCAGGTGTACCAGATCTCTCCTTTCAATGAACCCAACGGGGTAGCAGTCATGGAGGCAAG ACAAGAGCTGTCTTTGGTCGGCACTAAAAGATCTCCTATCAGTGCACCAACATCTCAGCTGCAAAAACAGGGGAATCTTCGTTATCATTTCTCAGGAGAGCTACTCCAGATGCCAATTCCTCTAATAAGGATAAAAAATCCAGATTTACAG TTAACAGAGATGCTGCGGCAATTAGTTCAGAATAACGAGAAAGGAGCCACTAAAGAAGCTTCAGCCAAGTTCTTACAAATGGTCCAGCTTTTTCGTGTAGCAACCCTTGATCAAATCGAGTCTTTGTGGCTGCAGTTTGTCAATGAACTCCCCTACAG GCCCTGGTTCCTGAGCGCcatctgtgctgctggagctaCTGACACGTTCAGATTCCTGAAACAAAAAATTCATGACAAGAAGCTGAACATCTGGGAAGCAGCAGTGACTCTCCCTCTCGCCTTCCACTTTGTtacaccaaacaaacaaactctGGAAATTGCCTCA AGTTTTCTGACCTGTCCCCAAATCCAGAAAGTACTGATGCATAGGATAATTGTATACCTAGGATATGGTAGCATGGTGAATAAATACTGTGCTCAGGCTTTACTATGTCCAAATGAACTTCTTCAG CCACTCCACGACCTTGCTACTGAAGCCGCCAGCAAAGGTGATGCCAAAGATATGTCTTTGGCCCTGAAAGCCATGGGCAATGCAGGAGAGCCAGCCAGTATCAAACGCATCCTGAAGTTTTTGCCAACATTTTCCTCAGCTGCAGCTTCATTACCAAACAGAATTCATGCTGATGCTGTGTTGGCCCTAAGGAAAATTGCAAGAAAAGACCCTGCAAAA GTAAGGGAGCTCACCCTCCAGGTCTTTATGGACAGCACGCTTGCTCCCAATGTCCGAATGGTGGCTTGTGTTGTTCTCTTTGAAACCAAGCCTGCTCTTCCAACAGTAGCAGCTCTGGCCAGCTCGCTGCtcacagagcccagcctgcaAGTAGCCAGTTTTGCATATTCACACATGAAGATTTTGGCAGCAGGCAGGATCCCACAGCTCTATAAACT ATCTGCTGCTTGCAACATTGCCATTAAACTCCTGGGCCCCAGACTTGACAGGCTGAGCTATCGCTACAGCAAGGTCATTCAGATCAGCGACTATTCCT CCCAGTATCAGGTTGGTGCCATTTGGAGGGTCTATCTAATGAACAGTCCCAGCACCATGTTTCCATCTGACATAATCACAAAAGTAAGAGGCTATTATGCAAACACTGCAACGGATATTATCGAG GTGGCTTTCCGGTCACAAGGCCTAACCAAGCTTATGAGGAAGCAGAACATTCCCTTTGCTGAGTATGACACGTACAAGACCCTGAAGGAGCTGGGTAAATCG CTTCTGGGATGGAAAGAACTGCCGCCTGAAGACCCCCTGGTATCTGCTTACATCAAAGTATTGGGTCAAGAGATTGCTTTTGTTGACATTGACAAAGATGCCATTCAACAGATGATGATG AGTCTAACTGGATCATCAGACTGGCAGCCAGTGGTGAAAAAAGTGATGGAGGAGGTCCAGAGCGGCATTTCAGGCCGATGGACCCTGCCAGTACTGGTGGGGGAGATGCGGCACATCGTCCCCACCACTGCTGGCCTGCCACTGGAGCTCGGGCTGTGCGGGGCCATGGTGGCCCAGGCTGCCGCCGACG tGGATGTAAAGGTGTCTCCAACAATATCTGACAATTTTAAACCCTCACAGTTGTGGGAAACCAAGATGGATATTCATGCTGACATCAGACCAAA AGCATATATTCATATGATTGCAATGATGGGGATTAATACACAGTACCTTCAGAGTGGTTTTGAATATCATGCAGAGTTTAGTGCCAACACTACAATGAAATTTGATGCCAGGataaatatgaaagagaaaaatttgaAGATTGAAACGCTTCCCTGCCATCAAGAGGTTGAGCTCGCAGCTGTGAG GAGCGAAGTTTATGCTATTTCAAGGAACATGGAAGAAGTAGATTCTGAAAAGaaatcccagattttccccaaGGGAGAAATACCAAGTACCTCTGACCAGCCACTGCAGTCAACAGAAGGATCTTCAAATCCTGGTAGCTGGAAG CAAAGCAGCATACCTAATGCGATCTCCAAAGGATACCAGCAAGGTTCAGAAGAGGTACATCACAACAGTGCAGGAAGAAGATTTTATGCACGCAGGTTCtgtaaaaaaattgaaagtttGGGATGTTCTACTTGTCTCAGCCTTAAATCacaaaattctgctttcttaAGAAATACCTATCTGCACAAATTACTTGGAGAATTTGaagccaaaataattttaaagccAG TTCATACAGATGCGGATATTGACAAAATACAGCTGGAGGTTCAAGCAGGATCCAAAGCAGCTTCAAAAATAATTGAGGTATCAAGCTCAGGGTcaaaggaagagggagaggcaTCTCTGTACAAGGACATTCAAGCTAAACTGAAGAAGATTCTAGGCATTGAAGATGTGTTCACG GCTGCAAATAAAACACGGCGCCGCACAAAGCGGATTAACCGAGAGTACAAGACTGCAGACACAGGCCTGTGGGCAGAGCCCAGCATACCCCACCTCTCCAGTTCATCCTCCTcttctgctgcttcctctgctgATGGCAGACAGCCTGGAGATCATCACAGGAAAGATGAAATAAAGCAGTCTGGGAAGAAccgtggcagcaggagcagcagtgggagctCTGCTAGCAGCAAagcatgcagcagcagcagccaagagGACCACTCTGGGGACAGGCACTGTAGTGGGGACAGTGAACAACAG GCAAACCCACCTGTTTACCAGCTTTTGTTTAAGCCAGCGGATGAACAG GACACACGAGGGGAAATCCTGAACATCAGCATcagctcttcctcttcctcagctagtGATGAAGATTTCTCTAGAGCCATGTCTCAG CCTGAATTCTTGGGAGATAGCAAGCCGCCAATACTGGTTGCAGTTCTTCGTGCCATCCACAGAAACAAGCAGCCAACAGGATTGCAGCTTGTCCTGTACACTGATACACAGCCCAAGAGGTGGAGAATACAGATGTTTGGTTCAAGCATCACAGGCCCAAGCAGATGGAAACTCTGTGCTGATGCTTCCGTAATAAATTACCAAAAAGTATCA GGTTCTCTTAGATGGGGTAAAGATTGCCAGGACTACCAGATTGCTACTCAGATTGCAACAGGGCAATTTGCTGCTTATCCAGCTATGCAGATGAAGCTGGAGTGGCTAAAAGTGCCTTCAATAATCCGAACAACTGCAAGATG gttttactCATTTCTTCCAGGAGCTGCCTATGTGCTTGGGTTTTCCCAAAAGCAACAGCTTGGTCCCTCTCACCAGGCAACCTTGGTCATGGCTTTGACATCCCCAAGAACCTGTGATGTTGTCTTTAAGTTACCAGAG CTCACAATTTACGACACGGCCATCAGCCTCCCCCTGCCCGTCCCTTCACAGCCGGGTACACCCATCTCAACATTACCATCCTCTGCCTGGAAGGTCTTTTCCCAAGCTGCACTTTCACTCACTGAAAGTCTTAAAG gtcaCTGTACAGTTTTCCAAAATAAGATCACAACCTTCAATGGCGTTGAATTTAACTATTCAATGCCTGCAAATTGCTACCATGTCTTGGTGCAGGACTGTAGTCCAGAGCTCAAATTCCTGGTGATGGTGAAAAAGCTTGAAGAGTCTGCTGACCTTACAGCAGTAAATGTCAGACTCGCCAGCCA TGAGGTTGACATGTATGTTTCTAATGGACTCATCCAGTTGAAGATTAATGGTGTGCAAACCTCAAAAGATCTTCCATACACATCTAATTCTG CTGCAAGCATGCTGATCAGCAGTGAAAAGAAAGGAGTGACACTAAAAGCCCCAGATTATGGCATAGATAAACTATACTATGATGGGCATAGACTTGAG ATTCAACTTGCTTTCTGGATGGCTGGAAAAACATGTGGCATTTGTGGAAAATATGATGCTGAGATAGAAAGAGAGTATCAAACGCCCAGTGGATATTTAGCTAAAGATGCTGTGAGTTTTGGTCACTCTTGGATCATCTCAGAAGACCCCTGTGCTGGAG CTTGCAAGCTGCAGCGCAAACTTGTCAAAAGTGAGAAGCCAGTTTCATTTGAGAAGACAGCAGCAAAATGCTTCTCCGTGGAGCCAGTCCTTCGCTGTGTGAAAGGCTGCTCAGCAACCCAGACTGTTTCCGTGTCCGTGGGCTTCCACTGCGTTCCAGCCG ACTCCGCTCTCAGCCTGGACGGGCAGCCTAGGCTGGACCAGAAATCCGAGGACGTCGTGAGCTCTGTCTCCGCTCACACAGCgtgctcctgccagcagcaggcgTGCCCGGCCTGA
- the CTBS gene encoding di-N-acetylchitobiase, with amino-acid sequence MGRPWGGWLLPVCLLQLLGPAGACPCRDPRLCQPVTGPADSEVFVFDVGKETWKSYDWSKITTVAAFGKYDPELMCYAHSKGSRIVLKGDVPLQEIVDPAKRAAWISQQVDLAKKQYMDGINIDIEQEVNETSPEYYALTELVKETTDAFHREIAGSQVTFDVAWSPACIDKRCYNYTGIAEACDFLFVMSYDEQSQIWTDCIAKANAPYLQTLVGYEEYIAMGIDPKKLVMGVPWYGYDYVCQNLSMDHVCSLPKVPFRGAPCSDAAGSQVPYAAIMKQVNSSLSGVLWDEVQKAPFYEYKDSVGQFHQVWFDDPHSISLKAAYVKSRGLRGIGMWNGNSLDYSREAVAEQQTQAMWQALTP; translated from the exons ATGGGGCGGCCGTGGGGCGGGTGGCTGCTGCCCGtctgcctcctgcagctgctgggcccTGCCGGCGCCTGCCCCTGCCGGGACCCGCGGCTGTGCCAGCCCGTCACGGGCCCCGCCGACTCCGAG GTATTCGTGTTTGATGTGGGGAAGGAAACCTGGAAATCCTACGACTGGTCAAAAATTACCACTGTGGCAGCTTTTGGAAAGTACGATCCTGAGCTCATGTGCTATGCCCACTCCAAAGGTTCGAGGATAGTACTGAAAG GTGATGTACCTCTTCAGGAAATTGTTGATCCTGCTAAAAGAGCAGCATGGATATCCCAACAGGTGGATCTTGCAAAGAAGCAGTATATGGATGGAATTAACATAGATATAGAGCAAGAAGTTAATGAAACCTCCCCTGAGTATTATGCATTGACAGAGCTTGTTAAAGAAACTACAGATGCTTTTCACAGAGAAATAGCTGGATCACAG GTTACATTTGATGTGGCTTGGTCTCCAGCATGCATAGATAAAAGGTGCTACAACTATACTGGAATTGCAGAAGCCTGTGACTTCTTATTTGTGATGTCGTATGATGAACAGAGCCAGATCTGGACAGACTGTATTGCAAAAGCCAATGCTCCTTACCTGCAGACTTTAGTTG GATATGAAGAGTATATTGCTATGGGAATTGATCCTAAGAAGCTTGTGATGGGTGTCCCCTGGTATGGCTATGACTATGTCTGCCAAAACCTATCCATG GATCATGTTTGTTCCCTTCCCAAAGTGCCTTTCCGTGGGGCTCCTTGCAGTGACGCTGCAGGGAGCCAGGTCCCCTACGCAGCCATCATGAAGCAGGTGAACAGTTCTCTTTCAGGGGTGCTGTGGGATGAGGTACAGAAGGCTCCATTTTATGAGTACAAG GATTCTGTTGGTCAATTCCACCAGGTATGGTTTGATGACCCTCACAGCATCTCTCTAAAAGCCGCATATGTGAAGAGTCGAGGCTTAAGGGGCATTGGCATGTGGAATGGAAATAGTCTTGACTATTCCAGGGAAGCTGTAGCAGAACAACAAACTCAAGCAATGTGGCAAGCTCTGACACCATAA